GACGAAAACCCATCTGCGCGAGGATCAATCCCGCGAACAGGCCACAGGGACCCATGCCGACCACCACAGGGCGGGACGCGTCGGGAGCCATGGCGGCGTTCGCGACGAATCTGTACTGCATATCAGGCGTTTCGGCGACGTGCGGATCGCCAGCACAGTTGGCGCGCACGGCCGTCTCGTCGCGCAGCTGTACATCGACGGTATAGACCAGCTGGATGTTGTCGCGCTTGCGGGCGTCGTAGCCGCGGCGGTAGACATGCAGGGATAGCAGATCGGAGGGGGGGATGGCGAGGCGCTTGGCGACGGCTTGGGCCAGCGCCGGTTCGGGATGATCAAGCGGAAGCTTGACTTCGGAAATACGTAGCATGGTGTGGGAATCCGGCGCCGCTTATGGCGCATAGGGCGCGGGCGCCCGATGGGCCCGCAGGCTGCAGTGTAGCAAGCAGCCAGGGCCCATCGCGGCTCAACGCGGCTATTCCCCCAGCCGCCCTCCGCCTTGCGGGGACGGGGGCGAATCCGGCGGATCGCCAGGCGTGGGTGGATCGCCGGGAATGGGCGGCTCGCCCGGGGCGGGTTCCCGGTGAGGCGCGTCCGCGATCAGGTCTTCGACGACATGCGCCGAGCTTGGCGTGCGCGGATTCAAGGTATTGGGCGCGATGGACATGGCGATCCCCCTGTGTGGATGGACCTTGCAAGTTGCAAGCGCCATACCCGTATGGCCGGCCAGGGGCAAGGGCGAATGGTCTGAAACTGCTGGGCACGAGCCTTGCTGAGAGGTACACGTCTGGATGGGCGACCAAAGCGTCCAGGATCCGGAAACTTCCATCCATACGACTCCATAAAGGAAAGACCGATGAAAAACAAAGCCATTCTCGCTGTTCTGCTCGCCGTTGCCGCCCTGTCGGCCGGCTGCAATACCGTTTCCGGCGCTGGTAAGGATATCGAGCGCGGCGGTGAAAAAATCCAGGGCGCGGCCGATCGCAATAAGTGATGCACCAGGCGCTGACGGCCCCGTCTAGGACGGGGCCGCCGGTGTCATGTCTGTTTCGTGCGTGTGGTTACGTTGAAATCCGCTGGAGGCGATAACAATGTTCAGAACCATGCCCTCGCTTACGCCGGATCAATTCCGTTGGTTGAAGGAATTGCGTTCGCGTGCGTCGCTGGTGGGATTCGAGATACCCGAACCCGTGCGGGGACAACTGGCAGCCTTGAATTACATCGAGGACCGCGACGGCAAGTCGACGGTCACGCGGCCCGGCGCGGCCGCACTGGGTTCGTATCGCGAGCCGCTTCGTCCTTGAGCCGGCTCGGCTGGGCTGGCGATGCCTCGACGTAGCTGATGCATAATCCACGCTTCATCTAGGAACGTGGAGCAGGGTAATGCCCGGATGCCGTCCATTGCTGTTCGCCGCGCTGGCATTGCTGGCCGGCTGCGCGTCGGGTATCGAACCCGGCGGCAATTTTCCCGCCGTGACCTTCGACGTCGCCACGCCGTACGATGCAGCCTTGCGCCGTGGCAGCGAGTTCGTGCGGATCTGCCATACCGCGCCGGAGCACCCGTATGGCGTGGAGTATCGCGACACCATGACCCTGGACGAGAAGTTCGCGGTGGGTCGCATCGTGGTCATCAAGGTGCCCGAGCCCACCGTCCATCTTGAAGTCCTCGAGTTCAAGCCCAAAGGCAAGACGGACGCCACCGTGACGGCCACGGTGGTGGGACGCGACATCTGGGACCAGAAGGAGCTGGAGGCCGTCCAGCGGTCCATCGAAACGGCGACGCCTGTCTGCCGGCCCGCTAGCTAGGCTATTTCGACTCATCCTTGGTTTCGGATTCCGACAGATCGGAGGCCTCGTTGGCGTAGACGTCGTTCTCCGGGCGTGGGATGCCGGGGTCGCCAGGATCCGACAGGGCCCTGCCGTCGCGCGGCATGCCGGCCACGGTCGGCGATTTGTCGGGTTCCGGCAGGATACGGGTGCCGCGGCGCGTAGCTTCGTCGGCATTGCGGATCGAGTTGCGGGGATCCTGGGCGTTTCGAGGCGTGTCAGGCATAAATGCTCCTGCGGTTCAGAAAATGTTCGAGTCGCGCACGTGCTTCTTGTACGGGGCCGGCTTGGTGTTGTCCGCCCAGCTGCCATCCCCGCGGGTTTCCTCTTCAGGCTGGCTGGCGTCGCGGGCTTCATCGGGTGTGCTGGCGGTGGGCGCCGGAGGCAGGTTGGGGACATCGACGGGGGAGTCCGGTGGAAACACCCGGCCTTGCTCGCCGGCTTCCTCGCGCCGGGAACCTTTGTCGCTGGCCTTACCGGCTGATGTTGGCTTGCTCATGATGGGCTCCTGTCATATTCGATATCGGGCGCAAGGCGCGTTCCCGTCACACCCAATCCCCGCTATGCTTGCGTCTGCCGCCGTTCACGCCATGGAACCATGGATTACACAGATCACCCCCGCTCTTCCAACGCCTATCAGGCGCTGACGTCCCACGCGCTCTCAGGCTTTCGTTTCCTGGGCTGGATCAATGGTATCGCCGCGCTGATGCTGCTGGCGTTTTCCCTGGGCGTGGTGGGCGGCGACGTCGATCCGCCCGATCTGCGGCAGCCCATCGCCGCGTATGCGCTGGGGCTGGCGGCCTGCGCGATCGGCGTCCTGTTTTCCTATCTGGCGCACTTCAGCATCTTCCGGCAGATCGCCGCCGGCCGCAGCGGCAAGGGCCATTGGTTGCCGCTGGTCCTGGCCGCGCTGGCGTATTTCGCCAGCGTTGCCGCATTCGTGATGGGGTGTTGGGGCGCGGCCACCGCGGCGGCCGATGCCCCGCAGAACGATGTTTCCTACCGCGCCGACGCGGGCTTCGCCGTGCCCTTGCTGCCGCTGCGCGGCCAGCTTCATTCCGGCAAGTAGGCCGATATCAGTTTTTCCGCCGCGTCCGCCACGCTGCGGGCCGGCCCGCCGCCGGATTGCTTGAAGATCTGCGCCGACACGAAGCAGCCTTCGAGCAGCAACAGCAGGGCGTCGCCCAATGTGTCCGCGTCCGTCGCGCCAGCCTCGCTGGCCAACTGGCGCAAACGGGCGCGCAGGGCGTGCTTGTTCGCTTCCGCGACGGCCCGGCCGGGATGCACGTCCCGGTCACCGGGGTATTCCACGACCGAGTTGGTCAGGGCGCAGCCGCGGTACTCCGGGCGCTGGATACGCCTGGCGACATGCTGGAAATAGGCCAGCAACTGCGCGCGGGGGTTGCCGGCGTGCGGTCGTATCGCTTCATCGAAGCGCTGGAAAAACGCCGCGTCGTAATCCTTCAGGTACGAGGCCGCCAGTTCATCCTTGGAGCCGAAGCTGCGGTATAGCGTGGGCTTGGTCGCGCCCGCCTGGGTGACGATCTCGTCCACGCCGACGGCGCGTATGCCGTCGCGATAGAAAAGCTCGTGCGCCGTGCGGCGTATTCGTTCCGCCGCGCGCGGCTGCTTGGGTGAACCGGAATCGGTGCCGGTGGTCACGGTGGCGTTGGGGAAGGCACGGGTCATAAGTATGGCTTGACAATGTTACCGAGCGGTACGTAAGATTCGCCACTCGGAAACGTACCGGTAAGTAACATGACTATAGCCCGTTCCAGGCCTTTTGGACAGAAGTACGCCTTCGTCGTGGTCGCGATGGCCTTCATCGCACTGCTGGTGGGCGCCGGCCAGCGCGCGGCGCCGGGCGTGCTG
This genomic interval from Bordetella genomosp. 8 contains the following:
- a CDS encoding BPTD_2524 family lipoprotein — its product is MPGCRPLLFAALALLAGCASGIEPGGNFPAVTFDVATPYDAALRRGSEFVRICHTAPEHPYGVEYRDTMTLDEKFAVGRIVVIKVPEPTVHLEVLEFKPKGKTDATVTATVVGRDIWDQKELEAVQRSIETATPVCRPAS
- a CDS encoding entericidin A/B family lipoprotein; translation: MKNKAILAVLLAVAALSAGCNTVSGAGKDIERGGEKIQGAADRNK
- a CDS encoding TetR/AcrR family transcriptional regulator, whose translation is MTRAFPNATVTTGTDSGSPKQPRAAERIRRTAHELFYRDGIRAVGVDEIVTQAGATKPTLYRSFGSKDELAASYLKDYDAAFFQRFDEAIRPHAGNPRAQLLAYFQHVARRIQRPEYRGCALTNSVVEYPGDRDVHPGRAVAEANKHALRARLRQLASEAGATDADTLGDALLLLLEGCFVSAQIFKQSGGGPARSVADAAEKLISAYLPE